A genome region from Gouania willdenowi unplaced genomic scaffold, fGouWil2.1 scaffold_265_arrow_ctg1, whole genome shotgun sequence includes the following:
- the mrps28 gene encoding small ribosomal subunit protein bS1m: protein MAALSRVGVMGVSLRSGIYRFCSDSGPGRSRSRFVEALEQQAELVRGEAPPTGQGQSFSSLLSCSPLVQMGPARDRVVLGRVFHTVGDELYVDFGGKFHCVVRRPVGGAELQRGSRVRIRLLDMELTSRFLGARTDTTLLEAEAVLLGPGDGRDGPEPGPSKNR from the exons atggcggcgctcAGTAGGGTCGGTGTTATGGGTGTTTCTCTGAGGTCCGGGATTTACAG GTTCTGTTCAGACTCTGGTCCTGGTCGATCTCGGTCCAGGTTTGTGGAGGCGTTGGAGCAGCAGGCGGAGCTAGTCCGGGGTGAGGCGCCCCCTACAGGACAGGGTCAGAGCTTCTCCTCTCTGCTGAGCTGCTCTCCTCTGGTCCAGATGGGTCCGGCCCGGGACCGGGTGGTGCTGGGCCGGGTCTTCCACACGGTTGGGGACGAGTTGTACGTGGACTTTGGAGGAAAGTTCCACTGCGTGGTGAGGCGCCCGGTGGGGGGCGCCGAGCTGCAGCGCGGCTCCAGGGTCCGAATTCGGCTCCTGGACATGGAGCTCACCTCACGGTTTCTTGGAGCCAGAACCGACACCACGCTGCTGGAAGCCGAGGCCGTGTTGCTGGGACCAGGGGATGGACGGGACGGACCAGAACCTGGACCCTCTAAGAACCGCTGA